One genomic segment of Helianthus annuus cultivar XRQ/B chromosome 14, HanXRQr2.0-SUNRISE, whole genome shotgun sequence includes these proteins:
- the LOC110893598 gene encoding serine/arginine repetitive matrix protein 1-like yields MGYDGALNNANYLKSKFRKPYKFIVHSVLQALSHCKGGYDAMRDYQMNMVTALVLNKKYNFSHIVFHYMAENITSGSMTWIYPRFVQMLIDHAYPDIVRDVNNDLLVLSHMSNDSLKHLARYHPNHPEPKKVAEFFGFIKDANYVDPDPVNHQNWRNEEEMKEAAYADELEALEGFKATRNDWFVKEQRRRGKKATPKTQKGEGSSSQPKKRQKKAAKTLLIDEPDVEEPVQEAEIEVEPNETETEANIEVNVRLSPNSQSLLKKLKVFNAQKDKAAIDKEKSAGDEQGGDVNKSTTSSSSSSDDEIDHVEREKRIQEEIVKEKLLRKRKRQEKDDDDVYIRSPERVSDSQTPPSGGKKKAGVSRRIVSPKIKKVTQKIKKPLKIKIKKPSQEPSKPPSPPPEPTPHQSPIHSPIHQTPTRQPSPLHLSPPHQSPPPQIHSVTPPQQKTLLTSEQIFQTPPPITQPPVQTTPGSSAYKGFPTVPPNLSMGLHEIGDFDFASNA; encoded by the coding sequence GAAAGCCTTACAAGTTCATTGTTCATTCAGTGTTGCAGGCTTTAAGCCATTGCAAAGGAGGATATGACGCTATGCGAGATTATCAGATGAATATGGTGACAGCATTGGTTCTGAACAAGAAATACAATTTTTCTCATATAGTGTTTCATTACATGGCCGAGAACATTACTTCTGGAAGTATGACTTGGATTTATCCAAGATTTGTGCAAATGTTGATTGATCATGCTTATCCCGATATTGTAAGAGATGTAAACAATGATTTGCTAGTACTATCTCATATGAGTAATGATTCTCTGAAGCACTTAGCAAGATATCATCCAAACCATCCTGAACCAAAGAAAGTAGCTGAATTTTTCGGATTCATCAAGGATGCGAATTATGTTGATCCTGATCCAGTTAATCATCAAAACTGGAGGAATGAAGAGGAGATGAAAGAAGCtgcttatgctgatgagttaGAAGCACTTGAAGGGTTTAAAGCAACTCGCAATGATTGGTTTGTGAAAGAGCAGAGGAGGAGAGGTAAGAAGGCTACTCCCAAAACACAAAAGGGAGAGGGTTCATCTTCACAGCCCAAGAAACGTCAAAAGAAAGCTGCAAAGACTTTACTTATTGATGAGCCTGATGTGGAAGAACCAGTACAAGAAGCTGAGATTGAAGTAGAACCTAATGAAACAGAAACTGAAGCTAATATTGAAGTTAATGTCCGTCTTTCACCTAATTCTCAGAGTTTGTTGAAGAAACTCAAGGTGTTTAATGCTCAGAAAGATAAAGCAGCTATTGATAAAGAAAAATCTGCTGGTGATGAACAAGGTGGCGATGTTAATAAAAGTACTACAAGCTCTTCGAgttcttctgatgatgaaattgatcatgtagagCGTGAAAAGAGAATTCAAGAAGAGATTGTAAAAGAGAAGTTGTTAAGAAAGAGAAAAAGACAGGagaaggatgatgatgatgtataTATACGATCTCCTGAACGTGTATCTGATTCACAAACACCTCCTTCAGGTggtaaaaagaaagctggtgtTAGCAGGAGGATTGTTTCACCAAAGATAAAGAAGGTAACTCAGAAGATCAAGAAACCTTTGAAGATCAAGATAAAGAAACCTTCCCAAGAACCAagtaaaccaccatcaccaccacctgaacCTACACCACATCAATCACCTATACATTCACCAATTCACCAAACACCAACAAGACAACCATCACCATTACATCTCTCACCACCtcatcaatcaccaccaccacaaattCATTCCGTTACACCACCACAACAAAAAACCTTACTAACATCTGAACAAATATTCCAAACTCCACCACCAATTACACAACCACCTGTTCAAACAACACCTGGTTCTTCGGCGTATAAAGGTTTTCCAACCGTTCCTCCGAACTTGAGTATGGGTCTTCATGAGATTGGAGACTTTGATTTTGCAAGCAATGCATAA